GTGGATGACGTCCGCGCCCTCCAACGGCGACGGGTCTGTCGCGATGGACTGGATGGGCCGCTCGAACACGGTGAGCCGGTCGCTCACTCCGGCACGGTCCCCCGCCTGCCGGGCGGCTGCGCACGAGTCGTGGTCCAGGTCCAAGCCGACCGCGCGCGAGTCCGGCAGTGCCAACAGGATCTCGATCAGCAGCCGGCAGGTGCCCGAGCCAAGGTCGACGGCCACGGCGGGTTTCACCTCGATCAGCGCGCTCAACGCGGCAGGGTAGAACGCCTTGGAGCCCATCCACTGCGAGCTGACCGCCACCTCGCGGCCGTCGCGCAGGTCAATGCCGGTGCCCCGGTCGGGGTCGTTGAGGAAGTCGCGGGCGTTCTCGACGAACGGCCGGTTGGCGTTCATCGTCCATGACAGGAATCCGGCCTGGTGCTGGATCACGTCGAAGTCCGGCACCGCGCGGAACGTACCGCCGTCGGTACCGACGGGTTCGATCAGCGCGGCCGACTCCAGCGCCTCGCAGTACCCGGCGACACCGGTTTCGCGCAGGTCCGCCGCCTGAGCCAACTGCGCGACGGTGAACGGTTCGCCGGTCTGGATCACGGTGACGACGCCGAGCCGGTCGCCCATTTCCAGCAGCGCGGCGGCGGCTGCGAGCGCCGGGGCGTCGCCGCCTGCCCGGCACTCGGCGGTGAAGTCGTGGTCGACCGTGTGGTGGGTACTCGTCCTCTCGAAGGTCATCCGATTTCCTCCTGGTGCGGCGTCCGGGCGCCGCGGTGGTCACGGTGTGAGCAGGCCGCCCAGCGCCGCGCCGATCACGGCGGCGTTACGCGGCCAGTACATCTCCTGGTGTGTGCAGGCGACGTCGAACCGGCGCAGGTCACCGGTCACCAGCGGCCGCCACAGGTCGGCGAACTGCTCGTCGAGCACGCGCTCCCGGCGGGTCTCCGGGTCCAGCAGGGCGTTGAAGAACACCGCGTCGCCGCGGTACACCGGTTGCGTGTAGCGGCGCATCCGGAGCGTGTGGTCGACGACGATCGACGCGGCGGTCTCCAGCAGCCGCGGGTAGCCGTCGACGTCGGTGAGGTGGCCCATGTAGTTGGCCAGGAACGCACGCACCCCGGCTTCATCGGGCACGTCGTAGCGGGCGAACATGTCACCGGGCACGCAGTCGATCAGCCCGAGCAGGCCGATTTCGTGGCCGCGCTGCTGGAGTTCGACGGCCAGCGCGTGTGCCAACGTGCCGCCCAGCGACCAGCCCAGCACGTGGAACGGCCCGGCGGCCTGGACCTCCAGCACTTGATCGGCGTAGTCGGCGACCATCTCCTCGACGGTGCTCGGGCGCGGCGCGTCGGCGCGGAATTCGCGTGCCTGCAATCCGTACATCGGGTGCCCTGCAGGCACGTGCGGCACGAAACCGAGGTAGGGCCAGCACAGGCCGCCTCCGGAGTGCACCCACCACAGCGGCGGGCGGTCGCCCTCGGTGCGCAGCGGCAGCACTACGGCGAACGGGTCCACCGCAGCGGGCAGCGAGATCGCGGCCTCGGCTGCGAACTCCGGTTGCCGGCACTCGCCGGGTAGCTGCCCGGCGAGCCCGGCGACGGTCGGGTGGGCGAACACGGTTCGGATCGGCACCTCGACACCCAGCCGCTCACGGATGCGGTAGATCAGCCGGATCGCGCGCAGCGAGTGGCCGCCCCGGTCGAAGAAATCGTCGTCGACGCCCACTCGGTCCACGCCGAGCACCTCGGCGAACAGCCCGCACAGGGCCCGTTCGTCGTCGGTAGCGGGCGGTCGGTAGGCGCTGCCCGCGAACTCGGGTGCGGGCAGGGCGGTCCGGTCGACCTTGCCGTTGGCGGTCAACGGCAGGCGCTCCAGCACCACGACGGCGGCGGGCACCATGAACTCGGGCAGGCTGCGGGCCAAGCCGTCGCGAACTGCCGAGGGCAAGACTGCGGCGTGCCGGGACAGGGCGGGCGCGTTGGCCGTCGGTCCGGTCGGCTTGCCCGCCCGGTACACGCCGTCCAAGGCCGTGGCGGGTTGGTCGAGCACTACGGCTTCGAACTGGTCGGGCGCGTCGGGCGACCAAGTGCAGTATGCAGTTCGGCCGAGGGCCGCGCAGCGTCGGATCAGTTTCTCGGGGTCCACCTCGCCCGCCTCGCCCGCCTCGCTCGCCAGCCGGGCGTTGGGCAGGCGGGTGATCCGCACCGGGCCCACCGCGTTCAGCAGCGGGTCGAGGTCGGCCGGGTCGCGCAGGTCGACACCCCACACCACGTGCGGCAGGTCGGCGGCCGACCGGGTGTTGACGGGGGCGCGGTGCAGCACGACCTCGTAGCGGTGGCGGGTGAGCTCGTTGTGCGCGGTGCCGCGCTTGAGCCGGATGTCGACGGCGGCCGACCGGTTGCGCGCCCACGCGTCGAAGAACACCGGGTCCAGCAGGAGTTCCTTCTCCCCCAACACGGCCTGCTCGACGGCTGCGCGCACGGCGGCGTCCGAGGCGTCCGGGTGCCGGGCGCGGTGCACGGCGGCGTGGAACCGCCGCACGGTCGCGTAGTTGCGCACGTCACCGACCATCAGTCGGCCGCCGGGCGCGAGTGCGGCCCACGCGACGTCCAGCACTCGTTCCAGGTAGTCGGTGTCCGGGAAGTACATGACCACCGAGTTCAGGATTACCGTGTCGAAGTGGCCGGTGGGCAGCCCCGTCGGGTCGTCGGCGGCCTGCCAGCGCACCCGGACCCGGTCGCGCAGCACCTCGTCGCGGTCGACGTGGTCGCGCAGGCGGTCCACGGCGTGGGCGGAGAAGTCGGTGGCCCAGTAGCTGTCTACGACGGGCGCGAGCGGGCGCAGCAGCAGGCCGGAGCCGACGCCGATCTCCAGCACCCGGCGCGGCACGTACGCGGTGATGCGGTCCACGGCGGCCTGCCGCCACCCGGTCATCTCCTCCAGCGGGATCGGCGCGCCCGTGTAGGAGCTGTTCCAACCGGTGTAGTCGTCCGCCAGTGGGCCGGGGTCGACCGGCCGGTCGTAGACGTGCTCGTAGACCTCCTGCCACTCGGTGAGCTGGCGATCCGGGTCGGTCGCGCCGGGCTCGTGCCGGTCGGGCACGACGTAAGCGACCAACTGGCGTTCGTCCAGCGCGTCCACGTAGGGCAGCACGACGGCCCGCGCCACCCCGGGCTGGCGCCGCAGCGCCGCCTCCACCTCGCCCGGTTCGACCCGGAAGCCGCGCACCTTCACCTGGGTGTCGGCGCGGGCGACGAACTCCAGCCGGCCCGCCGCGTTCCACCTAGCCAGGTCGCCGGTGCGGTACATCCGCTCCCCCGGCTGGCCGTACGGGTTGGCGGTGAACCGGTCGGCGGTGGGGCCGGGCCGGTCCACGTAGCCGCGCACCACGCCCGCGCCCGCCGTGTACAACTCGCCCACCACCCCGGGCGGCACCGGGCGCAGCGCGGCGTCGAGCACCAGCAGGTCGCTGCCCTGCGTGGGCACGCCGATGGGCACCGGTGCGCCGTCCAGGTCGGCCAGGGCCACGACATGCCGCGCGGCGAACGCTGTGTTCTCCGTCGGGCCGTAGCCGTTGACCAGCCGCAGGTCCGGGCAGGCGGTCAGGGCGCGGCGGGCGGTGGCGGGCGGCAACACCTCACCGCCCACCCACAGCTCCGCGACCCCGGCCAGCGCCTCCGGCCGGTCCTCGACCAGCAGCGCGAACAGGCCGGTGGCCATGCAGATCCCGGTAACGCCGCCCGCCACCACGGTGTCGGCGAGCACGCCGGTGGCGAACCGCCCCGGTGGGACCGGCACGATTGCGCCGCCGGATAGCAGCGGCACCCACAACTCCCAGGTGGAGGCGTCGAACGTGTGTGGCGAGTGCAGCAACACCCGCCGGTGACCGTCGCCTAGGCAAGCGTCCACGGCCAGGTCGACGATGTTGCGGTGAGTGGCCAGCGCGCCCTTGGGCGAACCGGTGGAACCGGAGGTGTAGATGATGTAGGCGGCGTTGTCCGGTGACAGCGGCACCTCCGGGTTGTGCGCGGGCAGGTGACCCCGGTTTCGCTCGGCCCACTGCGCGTCCAGCAGGGTCACCGGCGCGGCGTCGGCGAGCACGAAGTCGATCCGTTCCCGGGGGTACGCCGGGTCGATCGGGACATACGCCGCGCCGGCCTTCAGCACGCCGAGGGTGGCGATCACTAGCTCCGGCGAGCGCTCCAGCATGATGCCGACCCGCCGCTCGGGTCCGGCGCCGGCGGCGATCAGGTCATGGGCGACCCTGTTGGCCTCGGCGTCCAGTTCGGCGTAGCTCCAAGTGCGCTCGCTCGTGATCAGTGCCGGGGCGTCGGGCGTGCGCCGGACGTGGCCCGCGAACAGCGCGACAGCGGTCGTGGCAGGTGGATCCTCGCCGCGCCCGCGCCGACCCAGCGCCAGCACGCGGGCCCTTTCCGGGCCGGTCAGCAGATCCGGTGCGGAGATCGGGACGGCCGGGTCGGCGACGAACGCGGCCAGCAGCCGCCGCCAATGGCCCAAGTGGGCGGTGATGGTGGCACGATCGAACAGATCGGTGGCGTACTCGGCGAAACCCAGGATACTACCATCGGCCCGCTCGGACAGGCTCAGCGACAGGTCGAACCGGGACGTGCCCTGGTCGACCGGTTCATAGGCCACCCGCAGGCCGGGCAGCTCGAAATCGGGCTCGGCGTTGTTCTGCACCGCCAGCGCCACCTGGAACAGCGGGTTCGCCGAGCCGGAGCGGACCGGGTTCAGCTCCTCCACCAACCGGTCGAACGGCAGGTCTTGGTGATCGTAAGCAGCCAGGCTCGCCTCGCGCACCCGCCGCACCAGCTCGGTGAAGCTTGGATCCCCGGAGGTGTCGGTGCGCAGCACCCACGTGTTGACGAAGAACCCCACCAGGTCGTCGAGCGCCGCGTCGGTGCGGCCCGCGATCGGCGAGCCGATGGCGATGTCGGTGCCCGCACCCAGCCGGGTGAACAGGGCCGCCAGCGAAGCCTGGAGCACCATCGCCACGGTCGCGCCGCACGCCTGTGCCTGGGCCGCCACGCGGCGGCTCAGGTCGGCGTCGAACCCGAACGCCAGCAACTCCCCCGCGTTGGACGCCACGGCCGGGCGCGGCCGGTCGGTGGGCAGGGTGGTGGTCTCGGGCAGCCGGTCCAGCTGCCGTGCCCAGTAGGCCAGCTGTATGTGGTGGGCGCTGGTCCTGTCATCCGGGTCGCCGAGCAGCTCCCGTTGCCACATCGTGTAATCCGCGTACTGGACGGGAAGCGGTGACCAGCCCGGCGCAGTGCCGCCGAGCCGGGCCTCGTAAGCGGTGACCAGGTCGCGGGCCAGCGGCGCCAGCGACCAGCCGTCGCCCGCGATGTGGTGCAGCACCACCAACAGCACGGATGTGTGCGAGTCCAGCCGGAACAGCACCGCCCGCAGCGGCAGGTCCCGAGTCAGGTCGAACGGGCCGCGCGCCACCTCCCGCAGTGCCGCTGGCAACTGTGCCTCGGACATCGGACGCACCTGGAATGGGACGCGGCAGCCCACCGGGTCCAGCACCCGCTGCCGCGGCTCGCCGTCCACCTCGACGAACACCGTGCGCAGCGCCTCGTGCCGGGTGACCACATCGTGCAGCGCGGATCGCAGCGCCTCCGAGTCGACCTCACCGGTCAACCGGAGCCCCAGTGGCCAGTTGTAGGTCGCCGACGGGCCCTCCAGCCGGTGCAGGAACCACAGCCGGGCCTGCGCGGCCGAGGCCGGCACCAGATCGTCCGGGCGCGGCCGGGGACGCAGCGGCGGGCGACGGGTGCCAGTGCCCAGCGCGGCGGCCAGCCCGGCGGGTGTGGGCGACTCGAACACGGCACGCAGCGGCAACCACACGCCGGTCTCCGCCTGGATCCGGGTGACCAGCTTGCCCGCCAACAGCGAGTGCCCGCCGATGTCGAAGAAGTCGTCGTCCGGACCTGCCTGCCCGTCCAAACCCAAGACCTTCGCGAACAGATCGCACAGCAGTTCCTCGTGCCGGTCGCGGGGCACGCGGCGGCTGGACGTGGCGATCAGGGCGGGTTCGGGCAGGGCGGCCCGGTCCAGCTTGCCGTTGGGGGTGGTGGGCAGCGCGGCGACCGCGACCACGGCAGCGGGCACCATATACTCGGGCAGATGCTCGCGGGCATACGGGCGCAGGTCGGCCACCAGTGCCTCCACGCCGCGCGCGGCAGCCGGGTCGTTCACCACCGGGCCGGGTCGGATCCGGACCGCGCCCGCGACCACCCGTTCCGGCCGCGGCGGACCGGGAAACAGCACGGCATCGAACCGCAGCGGGTCCGGTGCGGGCACGGCCACCAGGTCCAGGCCGTGCCGGACGGCCTCGGCGCGCAGCACGTGCGGGTCCACCCGTGGGCCGGGGACGGGCGTGCCGAACACGGCACGGGTCGCGTCGGCGTCGCGGGCCAGACGGGCGTCCGGGATGCCGTCGACGCGCACCGGACCCGTCCGCGCCGCGGCGAGGATCGTGGCCATGCCGTCGACACCGTCGGTCCAGCGGTGGACGGGCAGGTCGTGCACCGGCACAACAGGCGCGGATTCATGGTGCAGCGCCACCTCGTAGCGGTGGGCGGTCAGCTCGTTGTGACCTGAACCGGCCTTGAGCCGCACGTCGACCGCGCCAGCACCGTGCCGCTCGCCCCAACCGGTAAACCAGCCGGGGTCGACCAGGAGTTCCTTCTCCAGCAGCACGGCTCGGTCGGCCGCTGCCGCCACCGCCGCAGGACGGGCCCGCCGATCGCGGGCGTGCCGGATCGAGGTGTGCAGCAGGCGCAGGGAGGCGTACCGGCGCACGTCGCCGATGACCAGCCGCCCGCCCGGCGCGAGCAACGGCCACAGCCTGGTGAGCACGGCGTCGAGGTAGTCCTCGTTGGGAAAGTACTGGACGACGGAGTTGAGCACGACGGTGTCGAAGTGACCGGGCGGCAGGCCGGTCACATCGTCGGCCGCCTGACAGCGCAAACGGACACGGTCCGCACGGCCGGTGCGGACCAGGTCGGCGTGCAGCCGGTCCAGGGCGGTGGCGGAAAAGTCGGTGCCCCAGTACTCGTCGACCGCGTCGAGCACGCCGTGCAGCACGAGCCCGGTGCCCACGCCGACCTCCAGTACCCGGCGTGGCCGATGACAGGTGACCCGTTCCACGGCCGCGTCCCGCCAGGACCGCATGTCAGCGCGCGGGATCGGCTCGCCGGTGTAGCCGGACTTCCAGATGCCAAAGTCTTCCGCCGGGTCACTGGCAGCCGGTTCTGCGTATGCCTGGTCATAGACCTCGCGCCAAGCCCGGACCTGGTCGAGGGCCGCGTCGGGGGTACGGTCCGGGCGCGGCACCACGTGCGCGACCAGCCGCCGCCCCTCGTCCGTGCCGCGCACGGTTACCACGGCCCGCGCCACGCCGGGGTGTCCCGCCAGCACATGCTCCACCTCGCCCGGCTCGACCCGGTAGCCACGTAGCTTCACCTGGTCGTCCACCCGGCCCCTGTGGTGTAGCCGGCCCTCGGTGTCCCAGCGGGCCAGGTCACCGGTGGCGTACAACCGAGATCCGGGCGGCCCGAACGGGTCGGCCACGAACCGGGCCGCGGTCAGTCCCGGCCGGCCGAGGTAGCCGCGCGCCAAGCCGTCGCCCGCGATGTACAGCTCGCCGGTCACGCCTATCGGCACGGGAGCGAGGCGCCGATCCAGCACGTGCACCCGGGTGTTCGCGATCGGCTGGCCGATCGGCGGTGCGCCTCCATCGGCCACGGGGCCGCTGGTGGACCAAATCGTGGTCTCGGTAGGGCCGTAAAGGTTGGTCGCTCCCACCGTTCGGGCGACCAGCTCTGCCGCCAGGGCCGCACCCAGCGGCTCACCGCCGACCAGCGCCCGCACCGGCAGCGTACGCCGGTCCTCGGCCAGCAGCGCCTGCCACAACGACGGGGTGCCTTGCAGGACCGTGATCGCCTCACGACCGAGCAGGTCGAGCAGGTCGGCGGAGCGGGCGACCACCGCGCGCGGCGCGACGACCACACACCCACCTGCCGTCAACGGCAGGAACAGCTCCAGCGCGGCGATGTCGAACGCCGTCGTAGTGACCGCGAGTAACCGGTCCGCCGGCGTCGGCGCGAACTGCTCCGCCATGGCGTGCAGGAAGTTCAGCAATGCGTGACGGGTGACCACGACGCCCTTGGGCACGCCGGTGGAACCGGAGGTATAGACGACGTAGGCGGCCGACGCCGGCAGTTGGGGGACCTCCGGCGATGTGTCCGGCCAGTCACTGGGCACGTCGGCGTCGCGCAGGGTCACCAGGGGTCGACAGTCGGCGAGGATCCGCTCGGCCCGTGCCGGCGGCTGGTCCGGATCCAGCGGCACGTACGCGCCGCCCGTCTTGAGTACCGCCAGCAGGGCCACGACCAGGTCGGCCGAGCGCGGCAGTGCCACCGCGACCCTCACCTCGGGTCCGACGCCGGCGGCGAGGAGCCGGTGCGCCAACCGGTTCGCGCGGGACTCCAGGTCGGCGTAGCTCAGGTCGACGCCGTCGAACCGCACGGCTGGCGCATCCGGCCGCACGGAGGCCCGGCGGGCGATCCATCGGGTCAACGGTTCGGCGGGCACGGACGTGGCGGTGCGGTTAAAACCGTGCCGTAGCAGGTTGCGCTCCCGGTCGTCGAGCATGTCCACCGCGCCGACCTGCAAATGCGGCCGATCAAGCACGGCCCGCAGCACGCGCTCGAACCGGGTGGCGATTGCCTCGGCCGTGGCTCGGTCGAACAGATCGGTCGCATACTCGACGCCCACCACCAAGCCATCGCCGTCGAGTGCGGGCCGCAGGTTGAAGAACAGGTCGAACTTGGCGGTGCGGGTGAAGGCGGGTTCCACCGACACGGCCAATCCTGGCAGCGCCAGGTCCGGCAGTGGGGTGTTCTGCCATGCTGTGAGCACCTGGAATAGTGGATGGTGCGCGGTGCTGCGGTCCGGGCGCAGCAGCTCCACCAGCCGCTCGAACGGCACATCCTGGTGGTCGTAGGCCGCAAGCGCCTTGCGCCGCACCCGGCCCAGCAGCTCGGCGAAACCCGGGTCGTCGGACAGATCGACACGCAGCACCCACGTGTTGGCGAAGAACCCGACGAGGTCGGTCAGCGCCTCGTCGGTGCGGCCAGCGATCGGCGAGCCGATCACCAGGTCGTCGCCCGCGCCCAGCCGGTGCAGCAGCACAGCCACCACCGCCTGGAACACCATCGCCGGGGTCGCCGTGTGCGCGCGGGCCAGGTCGGTGACAGCGGTGAGCACGGCGGCGGGCAGGGTGCGCTCGACGATGTCGCCCGCGTCGCCAGCCACCG
This portion of the Saccharothrix syringae genome encodes:
- a CDS encoding class I SAM-dependent methyltransferase, translated to MTFERTSTHHTVDHDFTAECRAGGDAPALAAAAALLEMGDRLGVVTVIQTGEPFTVAQLAQAADLRETGVAGYCEALESAALIEPVGTDGGTFRAVPDFDVIQHQAGFLSWTMNANRPFVENARDFLNDPDRGTGIDLRDGREVAVSSQWMGSKAFYPAALSALIEVKPAVAVDLGSGTCRLLIEILLALPDSRAVGLDLDHDSCAAARQAGDRAGVSDRLTVFERPIQSIATDPSPLEGADVIHAGFVFHDMFPEEENTAMEVFARCREALRPGGIMALTEAVPYLRNTRERRFSAAVTYFHHQFMKRRLQTEKEWEARLRDAGFSAVEPVELAFPTGRLFLARK